A genomic window from Chanodichthys erythropterus isolate Z2021 chromosome 1, ASM2448905v1, whole genome shotgun sequence includes:
- the LOC137033723 gene encoding uncharacterized protein, with translation MEAREQRRKWEYWWIALCFSLLLCFGQQVSAQIRYSIPEELKEGSVVGHIAKDLGIDVSTLVNRRFRIVSGSKDALFQVNQNNGVLYVHKNIDREELCDGNGACLINLKMVVEDPLEIHYVGVQITDVNDNSPTFTEEEQHFEIAEHTPTGTRFQIQAARDADTTVNNVRSYKLSQNEHFEVETKDRDEEKIPLLVLKKALDRENAAEHRLILTAIDGGNPPRSGNLNIIVTVLDVNDNRPVFSQDSYSVTVKENAAIGTLLIKLNATDLDEGSNGVVEYAFGRNLKRKVYDLFTLDSATGEIQIKGELDFEETEVYKLDVQASDKGQPPWIVESVVTIKIIDINDNAPEIDVTSLSSVVSEDSKPGTVISLISISDKDSGINGKIVPSISDSVPFELKPSFQENIYSLVTKGKLDRELVSHYDITITVTDLGQPPLSSFKSLSVQVSDVNDNSPEFSQNPLELYLVENNAAGASILSVSASDKDLNENAMITYYIIRGDAAQNDMASFLNINSETGVIYALNRFDFEVIRTFQFQVVAKDSGTPQLSSNVTVNVFILDQNDNVPVILYPVSANGSAEGVEEIPRNVNAGHLVIKVRAYDADIGYNGWLLFSLQEVSEHSLFGLDRYTGQIRTLRSFTETDEAQHKLLILVKDNGNVSLSATATVIVKVVEPKEAFAASDVKNAVKDEEENDVTFYLIITLGSVSVLFVISIIVLIVMQCSKSTDYSSKYLQDTNYDGTLCHSIQYRSGDKRYMLVGPRMSIGSTIAPGSNRNTLVIPDRRRRDSGEVRLTLAMKAGGQRRGWQYCWISLCFSLLVCLGQQVSAQIRYSVPEEVKEGSVVGNCAKDLGLDVSTLVDRRFRIVSGSNDGLFQVNQNNGILYVDKHIDREEVCDGNSACLINLKIVVEKPLEVHYVEVEITDVNDHSPSFHDKDFYLEVAENTVTGTRFELQTARDLDVGVNSVRFYQLSKNGHFDLEIKDSVYGDKIPFLVLQKPLDRETTQIHRLLLTAVDGGSPPKSGTLNITVFVLDVNDNRPICSSDTLTITLRENAIIDTVVTIINASDADSGKNGEVEYTYGRNMKPKIREIFQLDQATGEIRVKGLIDFEENEIYSLIIRASDKGLPPLNTDCQLIIKVEDVNDNKPEIQVTSLSNVISEDAKIGTVISLISVSDKDSGINGKVVCSLSDNVPFELKPSVQDNMYSLVTKERLDRELVSEYDIKITATDLGNPSLSAYKTMFVQVSDVNDNIPEFSSNPLELYLTENNPPGASIYSVSASDKDINENAAITYHIIRGGGTQNDMASVMNINSETGVIHALKSFDFETTKTFQFHVLASDSGSPSLSSNVTVNVFILDQNDNVPVILYPVSANGSAEGVEEIPRNVNAGHLVTKVRAYDADIGYNGWLLFSLQEVSEHSLFGLDRYTGQIRTLRSFTETDEAQHKLLILVKDNGNVSLSATATVIVKVVEPKEAFAASDVKNAVKDEEENDVTFYLIITLGSVSVLFVISIIVLIVMQCSKSTDYSSKYLQDTNYDGTLCHSIQYRSGDKRYMLVGPRMSIGSTIVPGSNGNTLVIPDRRRRDSGECV, from the exons ATGGAAGCCAGAGAACAAAGGCGCAAATGGGAGTATTGGTGGATTGCTTTGTGTTTCTCCTTGCTTCTGTGTTTTGGACAGCAGGTTTCAGCGCAGATAAGATACTCTATTCCAGAAGAATTGAAAGAAGGATCCGTTGTAGGACATATTGCTAAGGATCTTGGCATTGATGTCAGCACTTTAGTTAACAGGAGATTTCGTATCGTGTCTGGATCAAAGGATGCTCTTTTTCAGGTAAATCAAAACAATGGCGTCTTATATGTGCATAAGAACATTGACAGAGAGGAACTGTGTGATGGAAATGGCGCATGCTTGATTAATCTAAAAATGGTAGTCGAAGATCCATTGGAAATACATTACGTTGGAGTACAGATAACCGATGTTAATGATAATTCACCCacatttacagaagaggagcaGCATTTTGAGATTGCGGAACACACACCCACAGGGACACGTTTCCAAATACAGGCAGCACGAGATGCTGATACGACAGTAAATAATGTCCGATCGTATAAACTGAGTCAGAATGAGCATTTCGAAGTTGAGACAAAGGATAGAGATGAAGAAAAAATACCGCTTTTAGTTTTAAAGAAAGCTCTTGATCGGGAAAACGCAGCAGAGCATAGATTAATTCTAACTGCAATCGATGGTGGAAATCCACCACGGTCAGGTAATCTTAACATAATTGTTACTGTCCTTGATGTTAATGATAACCGTCCTGTGTTCAGTCAAGACTCATATTCTGTAACAGTAAAAGAAAATGCTGCAATCGGAACATTATTGATAAAACTGAACGCAACTGACTTAGATGAGGGTTCAAATGGTGTTGTAGAATACGCATTTGGAAGGAACTTGAAGCGCAAAGTATACGATCTATTTACACTGGATAGTGCAACAGGAGAAATTCAGATTAAAGGTGAACTGGACTTTGAGGAAACGGAGGTGTACAAATTAGACGTACAGGCATCAGATAAAGGCCAGCCTCCGTGGATAGTTGAATCTGTCGTTACTATAAAGATAATAGACATAAATGATAACGCTCCTGAAATAGATGTAACCTCACTTTCCAGTGTTGTTTCTGAGGATTCTAAACCTGGTACTGTAATTTCATTGATTAGCATCAGTGATAAAGACTCGGGTATAAATGGGAAGATTGTACCAAGTATTTCTGATAGTGTTCCTTTTGAGCTGAAACCATCATTTCAGGAGAATATTTATTCCCTTGTAACGAAGGGAAAACTAGATCGAGAACTGGTGTCACATTATGACATAACAATAACCGTCACTGATTTAGGACAGCCGCCTTTATCCTCCTTTAAATCTCTGAGCGTGCAGGTATCAGATGTTAATGATAACAGTCCTGAATTTTCTCAAAATCCGCTTGAATTGTATTTAGTAGAAAATAACGCAGCTGGTGCCTCCATACTGTCTGTGAGCGCATCCGATAAAGATTTAAATGAAAACGCAATGATTACTTACTATATAATTAGAGGGGATGCTGCACAAAATGATATGGCCTCATTCTTGAACATTAACTCTGAAACGGGGGTTATTTACGCCTTAAACCGTTTTGACTTTGAAGTAATTAGAACGTTTCAGTTCCAAGTTGTTGCAAAGGATTCAGGAACTCCTCAACTTAGCAGTAACGTGACAGTGAACGTGTTTATTCTGGATCAGAACGACAACGTTCCAGTGATCTTATATCCAGTCAGCGCTAACGGTTCTGCTGAGGGTGTGGAAGAGATTCCCCGTAATGTGAACGCAGGTCATTTGGTGATTAAAGTCAGAGCCTATGACGCAGATATAGGATACAACGGCTGGTTATTGTTTTCACTGCAGGAAGTTAGTGAGCACAGTCTCTTTGGTTTGGACCGCTATACAGGACAGATAAGGACCCTTCGCTCATTCACAGAAACAGACGAGGCCCAGCATAAACTGCTCATACTGGTCAAAGACAATGGGAACGTTTCACTCTCAGCAACAGCGACTGTGATTGTCAAAGTTGTGGAGCCCAAAGAGGCTTTTGCAGCTTCTGATGTGAAAAACGCAGTAAAAGACGAGGAGGAAAACGACGTGACGTTTTATTTGATCATCACTTTGGGCTCGGTTTCAGTGCTTTTTGTCATCAGCATCATCGTGTTGATTGTAATGCAGTGCTCCAAATCTACAGACTATTCGTCCAAGTATTTGCAGGACACAAATTACGACGGGACTCTGTGTCACAGCATCCAGTACAGATCTGGAGACAAACGGTACATGTTAGTTGGACCCAGAATGAGTATTGGTTCTACAATTGCACCAGGCAGTAATAGGAATACTCTAGTGATACCAGATCGCAGGAGGAGAGATTCTGGAGAGGTAAGACTG ACACTCGCCATGAAAGCCGGAGGACAAAGGCGCGGATGGCAGTACTGCTGGATTTCTCTGTGCTTCTCTTTGCTTGTGTGCCTCGGACAGCAGGTTTCAGCGCAGATAAGATACTCTGTTCCAGAAGAGGTGAAAGAGGGATCTGTTGTCGGAAATTGTGCTAAGGATTTGGGTCTTGATGTCAGTACATTGGTGGACAGACGGTTCCGTATTGTGTCTGGATCAAATGACGGTCTTTTCCAGGTAAATCAGAACAATGGCATCTTGTATGTGGATAAACACATCGACAGAGAGGAGGTGTGTGATGGAAATAGCGCCTGCTTGATTAATCTAAAAATTGTTGTCGAAAAGCCTCTCGAGGTCCATTATGTGGAAGTTGAAATAACAGATGTGAATGATCACTCTCCTTCCTTCCACGATAAAGACTTCTATCTAGAGGTTGCGGAAAACACTGTGACTGGAACACGATTTGAACTTCAAACTGCTCGAGATCTGGATGTGGGAGTTAATTCAGTTCGGTTTTACCAGCTGAGTAAAAATGGGCATTTTGATCTGGAAATCAAAGATAGTGTATACGGAGATAAAATCCCGTTCTTAGTATTACAGAAACCATTAGACAGAGAAACCACTCAAATACACAGGTTATTACTAACTGCAGTAGATGGAGGAAGTCCACCAAAATCTGGCACTCTTAATATTACCGTCTTTGTTTTGGATGTAAACGATAACCGCCCCATATGCAGTAGTGATACATTAACGATAACATTAAGGGAAAATGCAATTATTGACACTGTAGtgacaattataaatgcaagtGATGCAGATAGTGGTAAGAATGGTGAAGTAGAATATACATACGGTAGAAACATGAAGCCAAAAATACGTGAGATATTTCAATTAGACCAGGCGACTGGTGAAATACGAGTTAAAGGCTTGATTGACTTCGAAGAAAATGAAATCTACAGTTTGATAATAAGGGCATCAGACAAGGGTCTTCCTCCTTTGAACACTGATTGTCAGCTTATCATTAAAGTTGAAGATGTAAACGACAATAAACCAGAAATACAAGTAACATctctttcaaatgtaatttcGGAGGACGCAAAAATCGGAACAGTTATTTCTCTTATAAGTGTAAGTGATAAAGATTCTGGCATTAATGGAAAAGTCGTGTGTAGCTTGTCTGACAATGTGCCGTTTGAGTTAAAACCATCTGTTCAGGATAACATGTATTCCCTTGTAACGAAAGAACGCTTAGATCGAGAGCTGGTGTCCgaatatgatataaaaataacaGCAACAGATTTAGGTAACCCTTCTCTGTCAGCTTATAAAACTATGTTTGTACAGGTGTCAGATGTAAATGATAACATTCCAGAATTTTCTTCGAATCCTCTTGAGCTTTACTTAACTGAAAACAATCCTCCAGGCGCTTCTATATATTCTGTCAGTGCCTCAGACAAAGATATTAATGAAAATGCTGCTATAACTTATCATATCATTAGAGGTGGAGGGACACAGAACGACATGGCATCTgtcatgaatattaattctGAGACTGGTGTTATTCACGCGCTAAAGAGCTTCGACTTTGAAACTACCAAAACGTTCCAGTTCCATGTACTCGCTTCAGACTCTGGAAGTCCGTCTCTGAGCAGTAACGTGACAGTGAACGTGTTTATTCTGGATCAGAACGACAACGTTCCAGTGATCTTATATCCAGTCAGCGCTAACGGTTCTGCTGAGGGTGTGGAAGAGATTCCCCGTAATGTGAACGCAGGTCATTTGGTGACTAAAGTCAGAGCCTATGACGCAGATATAGGATACAACGGCTGGTTATTGTTTTCACTGCAGGAAGTTAGTGAGCACAGTCTCTTTGGTTTGGACCGCTATACAGGACAGATAAGGACCCTTCGCTCATTCACAGAAACAGACGAGGCCCAGCATAAACTGCTCATACTGGTCAAAGACAATGGGAACGTTTCACTCTCAGCAACAGCGACTGTGATTGTCAAAGTTGTGGAGCCCAAAGAGGCTTTTGCAGCTTCTGATGTGAAAAACGCAGTAAAAGACGAGGAGGAAAACGACGTGACGTTTTATTTGATCATCACTTTGGGCTCGGTTTCAGTGCTTTTTGTCATCAGCATCATCGTGTTGATTGTAATGCAGTGCTCCAAATCTACAGACTATTCGTCCAAGTATTTGCAGGACACAAATTACGACGGGACTCTGTGTCACAGCATCCAGTACAGATCTGGAGACAAACGGTACATGTTAGTTGGACCCAGAATGAGTATCGGCTCTACTATAGTCCCGGGCAGTAATGGAAATACTCTAGTGATACCAGATCGCAGGAGGAGAGATTCTGGAGAG TGCGTTTAA
- the LOC137033792 gene encoding protocadherin gamma-A11-like has product MDTDGQRRRSGYWWIALCLMLHCKQPVSAQIRYSIPEEAKEGTQVGNIAKDLGLDVSSLEHRRFRIVSGSKDSFFQVNQNNGILYVDKKIDREEICDGNSACLLNLKIAVENPLEVHYVEVEITDVNDHFPSFHEKDVHVEIAENTVKGTRFDLPMARDLDVGINSIRSYRLGQNDHFDIEIRDSEYGDKNPFLLLQKPLDRESQEKHVLTLTAVDGGNPPKSGTLNITVTVLDVNDNRPICNRETYTIALNENASPGFTVTFVNATDPDEGVNGEVEYTYGRNVQRKVHDVFDLDKVTGEIRVKGTIDFEENEIYSVNIKASDKGRPPLHTDCRVIIKIIDVNDNEPELEVTSLSNIVSEDAKPGTVISLISITDRDSGINGKVVCSLSKNVPFELKPYVQQNMYSLVTKESLDREVASHYDITVTATDLGSPALSASKSLSVEVSDVNDNAPQFPHSPLEIYLFENNPPGESIFSVSATDKDTNENAHITYHIIRGDQTQSDMTSFLNINSETGVISALKCFDFETVKKFQFHILASDSGSPSLSSNVTVNVFILDQNDNVPVILYPVSANGSAEGVEEIPRNVNAGHLVTKVRAYDADIGYNGWLLFSLQEVSEHSLFGLDRYTGQIRTLRSFTETDEAQHKLLILVKDNGNVSLSATATVIVKVVEPKEAFAASDVKNAVKDEEENDVTFYLIITLGSVSVLFVISIIVLIVMQCSKSTDYSSKYLQDTNYDGTLCHSIQYRSGDKRYMLVGPRMSIGSTIAPGSNRNTLVIPDRRRRDSGEVRITDSL; this is encoded by the coding sequence ATGGATACGGATGGACAAAGGCGCAGAAGTGGGTACTGGTGGATTGCTTTGTGTTTGATGCTACATTGTAAGCAGCCTGTTTCAGCACAGATCAGATATTCTATTCCAGAGGAGGCGAAAGAGGGAACACAAGTGGGAAATATTGCTAAGGATCTCGGCCTTGATGTCAGTTCGTTAGAGCACAGACGATTCCGTATTGTTTCTGGATCTAAGGACAGCTTTTTCCAGGTAAATCAGAACAATGGCATCTTGTATGTTGATAAGAAAATCGACCGAGAGGAGATTTGTGATGGCAATAGCGCATGTTTGCTAAACTTAAAGATTGCAGTTGAAAATCCACTCGAAGTTCATTATGTTGAGGTTGAAATAACAGATGTAAACGATCACTTCCCTTCTTTCCACGAAAAAGACGTACACGTAGAAATTGCAGAAAACACAGTAAAAGGCACTCGTTTCGATCTTCCAATGGCGAGAGATTTGGATGTTGGCATTAATTCCATTCGTTCATATCGGCTCGGACAGAATGATCATTTTGATATAGAGATAAGAGACAGTGAATATGGGGATAAAAATCCTTTTCTGCTCTTACAGAAACCATTAGATAGGGAAAGTCAAGAGAAGCACGTCTTAACTTTGACTGCTGTAGATGGTGGGAATCCACCAAAATCAGGCACTTTAAATATAACTGTCACGGTCCTCGATGTTAACGACAACCGACCAATATGCAACCGAGAGACTTACACTATTGCGTTAAATGAGAACGCCTCTCCCGGTTTTACGGTAACGTTTGTTAATGCAACTGACCCAGATGAGGGTGTTAATGGAGAAGTTGAATACACTTATGGTAGGAATGTGCAGCGAAAGGTACACGATGTTTTTGATTTGGACAAGGTGACAGGTGAAATACGTGTCAAAGGCACAATTGATTTTGAAGAGAACGAAATTTATAGTGTAAATATAAAAGCATCTGATAAGGGTCGCCCTCCACTGCATACTGACTGCAGAGTTATCATTAAGATTATAGATGTCAATGATAATGAACCTGAGCTTGAAGTCACGTCACTTTCTAATATTGTTTCTGAAGATGCAAAACCCGGCACAGTCATTTCTCTTATAAGCATAACGGACAGAGATTCTGGGATTAATGGTAAAGTAGTTTGTAGCTTGTCAAAGAATGTGCCGTTTGAGTTGAAACCATATGTTCAGCAGAACATGTATTCTCTAGTAACCAAAGAGAGTTTGGACCGGGAGGTTGCGTCCCATTATGACATTACAGTAACAGCTACTGATTTGGGCAGCCCAGCTCTTTCAGCCTCAAAATCTCTAAGCGTAGAGGTGTCCGATGTTAATGATAATGCACCGCAATTTCCCCACAGCCCTCTTGAGATTTACCTGTTTGAAAATAATCCACCTGGAGAGTCGATATTCTCTGTGAGCGCCACTGACAAAGACACAAATGAAAATGCCCATATTACGTATCATATTATAAGAGGCGATCAGACACAAAGCGATATGACTTCATTCCTCAATATCAATTCTGAAACGGGCGTAATTAGCGCTCTCAAATGTTTTGACTTTGAAACAGTAAAAAAGTTTCAGTTCCACATACTCGCTTCAGACTCTGGAAGTCCGTCTCTGAGTAGTAACGTGACTGTGAACGTGTTTATTCTGGATCAGAACGACAACGTTCCAGTGATCTTATATCCAGTCAGCGCTAACGGTTCTGCTGAGGGTGTGGAAGAGATTCCCCGTAATGTGAACGCAGGTCATTTGGTGACTAAAGTCAGAGCCTATGACGCAGATATAGGATACAACGGCTGGTTATTGTTTTCACTGCAGGAAGTTAGTGAGCACAGTCTCTTTGGTTTGGACCGCTATACAGGACAGATAAGGACCCTTCGCTCATTCACAGAAACAGACGAGGCCCAGCATAAACTGCTCATACTGGTCAAAGACAATGGGAACGTTTCACTCTCAGCAACAGCGACTGTGATTGTCAAAGTTGTGGAGCCCAAAGAGGCTTTTGCAGCTTCTGATGTGAAAAACGCAGTAAAAGACGAGGAGGAAAACGACGTGACGTTTTATTTGATCATCACTTTGGGCTCGGTTTCAGTGCTTTTTGTCATCAGCATCATCGTGTTGATTGTAATGCAGTGCTCCAAATCTACAGACTATTCGTCCAAGTATTTGCAGGACACAAATTACGACGGGACTCTGTGTCACAGCATCCAGTACAGATCTGGAGACAAACGGTACATGTTAGTTGGACCCAGAATGAGTATCGGTTCTACAATTGCGCCAGGCAGTAATAGGAATACTCTAGTGATACCAGATCGCAGGAGGAGAGATTCTGGAGAGGTAAGAATAACAGATTCATTATAA
- the LOC137033839 gene encoding protocadherin alpha-3-like: MEAGGQRRRWEYCWIALCISFLLDSGQQVSAQIRYSIPEEVKEGTTVGNIAKDLGLEVSSLVDRQFRIVSGSKEELFQINQENGVLYVHKKIDRESLCAGGGVCMVNLKTVIENPLEMHYVEVEILDINDHSPSFPEKEQRLRIYENTLPGADYQLQAARDPDSGTNSIRFYKLSPNDHFEIRVRESDEDKMPFLVLKKAVDRETTTSYKLLLTAVDGGNPPKSGTLNINITVLDINDNRPVFSRETYSATLEENSVIGTVVLRVNATDMDEGSNSDIEYSFAALNSKVHEVFELDQVTGEIRVKGEVDFEDTEVYKLDIQASDKGHPPMSAKSRIVIKIIDVNDNRPEIEITSHSKNIPEDSKPGTVISLISVTDRDAGINGKVICQLNKNIPFELKPSFKDNMYSLVTKDRLDRETDSLYEITITASDLGQPSLTASTTLSVQISDVNDNAPEFLINPLYLYLMENNAAGSSIISVSASDRDTAENAVISYHIIRGDGTQNDLSSFLNINSETGVVYSLKSFDFETMKTGQFHVLATDSGSPSLSSNVTVNVFILDQNDNVPVILYPVSANGSAEGVEEIPRNVNAGHLVTKVRAYDADIGYNGWLLFSLQEVSEHSLFGLDRYTGQIRTLRSFTETDEAQHKLLILVKDNGNVSLSATATVIVKVVEPKEAFAASDVKNAVKDEEENDVTFYLIITLGSVSVLFVISIIVLIVMQCSKSTDYSSKYLQDTNYDGTLCHSIQYRSGDKRYMLVGPRMSIGSTIAPGSNRNTLVIPDRRRRDSGEVRITDSL; the protein is encoded by the coding sequence ATGGAAGCCGGAGGACAAAGGCGCAGATGGGAGTACTGCTGGATCGCTCTGtgtatttcttttcttcttgACTCCGGACAGCAGGTTTCTGCTCAGATAAGATATTCCATTCCAGAAGAAGTGAAAGAAGGAACCACTGTGGGAAATATTGCTAAGGATTTGGGTCTTGAAGTAAGTAGCTTGGTGGATAGGCAGTTTCGAATCGTTTCTGGATCTAAAGAGGAGCTTTTTCAGATAAATCAGGAAAATGGCGTTTTGTACGTTCATAAGAAAATCGACAGAGAGTCTCTGTGTGCTGGTGGAGGCGTTTGTATGGTCAATTTAAAAACTGTTATTGAAAATCCTTTGGAAATGCATTATGTAGAAGTAGAAATATTAGATATAAACGATCATTCTCCTAGTTTTCCTGAAAAGGAGCAGCGTCTGAGAATTTATGAAAATACACTTCCTGGTGCTGATTATCAGTTACAAGCTGCCAGAGATCCCGATTCTGGGACTAATTCGATCCGGTTCTATAAATTAAGTCCTAATGATCATTTTGAAATTCGAGTTAGAGAAAGTGATGAGGATAAAATGCCATTTTTAGTACTGAAGAAGGCTGTTGATAGAGAAACTACAACCTCATACAAGCTGCTTTTAACAGCAGTTGATGGAGGGAATCCTCCGAAATCTGGGACCCTTAACATTAATATTACTGTTCTAGATATAAATGATAATCGCCCTGTATTTAGTCGTGAGACATATTCTGCGACTTTAGAAGAGAACTCTGTTATTGGCACTGTAGTTCTTCGAGTAAATGCAACTGATATGGATGAGGGCTCGAACAGTGACATTGAATACAGTTTTGCGGCGTTAAACAGTAAAGTGCATGAGGTTTTTGAGCTCGATCAGGTCACAGGTGAAATACGTGTAAAGGGAGAAGTTGATTTTGAAGACACAGAAGTTTATAAACTGGATATTCAAGCATCAGATAAGGGGCATCCACCAATGTCTGCAAAGTCTAGAATTGTCATTAAGATTATCGACGTGAATGACAACCGACCAGAGATTGAGATTACGTCACATTCTAAGAACATCCCTGAAGATTCCAAGCCTGGAACGGTGATTTCTCTCATCAGTGTGACTGATAGAGACGCCGGAATCAACGGTAAAGTGATTTGTcagttaaacaaaaatatccCCTTTGAGCTAAAGCCTTCCTTCAAAGACAACATGTACTCTTTAGTGACAAAAGATCGCTTAGATAGAGAAACTGATTCACTCTATGAAATTACAATTACAGCCTCTGATTTAGGACAGCCGTCTTTGACTGCATCAACTACACTAAGCGTTCAGATTTCTGATGTGAATGATAATGCTCCAGAATTTTTAATAAATCCTCTTTATCTTTACTTAATGGAAAATAATGCTGCAGGTTCGTCTATAATATCAGTTAGTGCCTCTGATAGAGACACTGCTGAAAATGCCGTGATATCGTATCACATAATTAGAGGTGACGGAACACAGAATGATTTGTCATCTTTCTTGAATATAAATTCCGAGACAGGTGTTGTTTATTCGCTGAAGAGCTTTGATTTTGAAACGATGAAAACTGGACAGTTCCATGTGCTCGCTACAGACTCTGGAAGTCCGTCTCTGAGCAGTAACGTGACAGTGAACGTGTTTATTCTGGATCAGAACGACAACGTTCCAGTGATCTTATATCCAGTCAGCGCTAACGGTTCTGCTGAGGGTGTGGAAGAGATTCCCCGTAATGTGAACGCAGGTCATTTGGTGACTAAAGTCAGAGCCTATGACGCAGATATAGGATACAACGGCTGGTTATTGTTTTCACTGCAGGAAGTTAGTGAGCACAGTCTCTTTGGTTTGGACCGCTATACAGGACAGATAAGGACCCTTCGCTCATTCACAGAAACAGACGAGGCCCAGCATAAACTGCTCATACTGGTCAAAGACAATGGGAACGTTTCACTCTCAGCAACAGCGACTGTGATTGTCAAAGTTGTGGAGCCCAAAGAGGCTTTTGCAGCTTCTGATGTGAAAAACGCAGTAAAAGACGAGGAGGAAAACGACGTGACGTTTTATTTGATCATCACTTTGGGCTCGGTTTCAGTGCTTTTTGTCATCAGCATCATCGTGTTGATTGTAATGCAGTGCTCCAAATCTACAGACTATTCGTCCAAGTATTTGCAGGACACAAATTACGACGGGACTCTGTGTCACAGCATCCAGTACAGATCTGGAGACAAACGGTACATGTTAGTTGGACCCAGAATGAGTATCGGTTCTACAATTGCACCAGGCAGTAATAGGAATACTCTAGTGATACCAGATCGCAGGAGGAGAGATTCTGGAGAGGTAAGAATAACAGATTCATTATAA